The following proteins come from a genomic window of Candidatus Thermoplasmatota archaeon:
- the purF gene encoding amidophosphoribosyltransferase produces MHAREADGDEVFVDELEADRAPIRDHCGVAGLAAQGLSSAPPLYAMLRALQHRGQESAGITVIRKGGAATHKAMGLVENVFPREILNEPDSGVGIGHVRYSTTGGSFLENAQPVVVSSSAGDVAIAHNGDIVNSGQLREELKAKGWSFLTTNDTEVAVRLLANELAHTENRVKAIRNVVRRLTGSFSLVILVGGALFAVRDPLGIKPLCVGKLAGGAGHVVASESTALNAIGADLVRDVEPGEILEIAPEKIVPHPLGHRDEAAHCMFEYVYFARADSVIDQRPVYDVRHRIGHALATEAPADADIVVPVPDSGRTHALGYAAKSGLPFVEGLMKNRYVHRTFIMPDQKDRDQSVRMKLNPVRSQIQGKRVVLLDDSIVRGTTMRRIVAMLRDAGAREVHVRIGSPPIIAPCYLGIDMNTRQQLVAAEHPIAEIQKLIGADSLAYLSLDGLVKAIDLPRRDLCMGCLTGAYPVEIPGEQHRRQQRLF; encoded by the coding sequence ATGCACGCGCGCGAGGCCGACGGGGACGAGGTCTTCGTGGACGAGCTCGAGGCCGACCGCGCGCCCATCCGGGACCATTGCGGGGTCGCGGGCCTCGCGGCGCAGGGCCTCTCCTCGGCGCCGCCGCTCTACGCGATGCTGCGGGCGCTCCAGCACCGGGGTCAGGAATCGGCCGGCATCACGGTCATCCGGAAGGGCGGGGCCGCGACGCACAAGGCGATGGGCCTCGTCGAGAACGTGTTTCCGCGCGAAATCCTGAACGAGCCGGACTCGGGCGTCGGGATCGGGCACGTCCGGTACTCGACGACGGGCGGCTCCTTCCTCGAGAACGCGCAGCCGGTCGTCGTCTCGTCGTCCGCGGGCGACGTCGCGATCGCGCACAACGGCGACATCGTGAACTCGGGCCAGCTCCGCGAGGAGCTCAAGGCGAAGGGCTGGAGCTTCCTCACGACGAACGACACGGAGGTCGCGGTGCGCCTCCTCGCGAACGAGCTCGCGCACACCGAGAACCGCGTGAAGGCGATCCGCAACGTGGTCCGGCGTCTCACGGGCTCGTTCTCCCTCGTGATCCTCGTCGGCGGCGCGCTCTTCGCGGTGCGCGACCCGCTCGGCATCAAGCCGCTCTGCGTCGGCAAGCTCGCGGGCGGCGCGGGCCACGTCGTCGCGAGCGAGTCGACGGCGCTGAACGCGATCGGCGCGGACCTCGTGCGCGACGTCGAGCCGGGCGAGATCCTCGAAATCGCGCCCGAGAAGATCGTGCCCCACCCGCTCGGCCACCGCGACGAGGCCGCGCACTGCATGTTCGAGTACGTCTATTTCGCGCGCGCCGACAGCGTCATCGACCAGCGGCCGGTGTACGACGTGCGCCACCGCATCGGCCACGCGCTTGCGACGGAGGCCCCCGCGGACGCCGACATCGTCGTCCCGGTGCCCGACTCGGGCCGCACGCACGCGCTCGGGTACGCCGCGAAGAGCGGCCTCCCGTTCGTCGAGGGCCTGATGAAGAACCGCTACGTGCACCGCACGTTCATCATGCCCGACCAGAAGGACCGCGACCAGTCGGTCCGCATGAAGCTCAATCCCGTGCGATCGCAGATCCAGGGCAAGCGCGTCGTCCTCCTCGACGACAGCATCGTGCGCGGCACCACGATGCGCCGCATCGTCGCGATGCTGCGCGACGCCGGCGCGCGGGAGGTGCACGTGCGGATCGGCTCCCCGCCGATCATCGCCCCCTGCTACCTGGGGATCGACATGAACACGCGCCAGCAGCTCGTCGCGGCCGAGCATCCGATCGCCGAGATCCAGAAGCTCATCGGGGCGGACTCGCTCGCCTACCTGTCGCTCGACGGCCTCGTGAAGGCGATCGACCTGCCGCGCCGCGACCTCTGCATGGGCTGCCTCACGGGCGCCTACCCCGTGGAGATTCCGGGAGAGCAGCACCGCCGGCAGCAGCGGCTCTTCTAA
- a CDS encoding DEAD/DEAH box helicase — protein sequence MTAANCVSPVDEALAARLEPEVGRWALDRFGAFTPPQREAVPKILDGRNVLISSPTGSGKTLSAFLAALDGLVGLAKRGRLEDRVHLVYVSPLKALNNDIERNLVEPLTGIRRELDRAGVEAAAIRVGVRTGDTSPRERARQTAKPPHVLITTPESLAILLSAPRYGEHLAGARWVIVDEVHALAESKRGVHLALSLERLEARVVAAGRPPPVRIGLSATLSPLDAVARFLFGPGRDGDVVDVQYLKDIDLSVVTPVPDLVRATGPEVMDGLYRLLDGLIEKHRTTLVFTNTRAGTERLVLHLKQRYGRKYADLAGPGGPPGGGADEARVEGPDAAEGGDPVTAPSSFIAAHHGSLSRERRHEVESRLKAGDLKCVVCSTSLELGIDIGYVDLVVLLGSPKGIARALQRVGRSGHKLGETSRGIIVPLDRDDLVESVVLAREARARRLDRVTLPANALDVLAQHLVGLSLEGVQEADAVYALVRRAGPYADLPREDFDATLRYLAGSGPGLEERRIYGKVWYDATTGRFGRKGRMARPIYSLNVGTIPETTHAVVYDGERYVGQIEEAFLESLNPGDVFVLGGTTWAFLRAQGMKAQVASASGRRPTVPAWSSEKLPLAYDLARAVARFREEVGSLLATRGRDVAEAFVREAYHVDAVTASSILAYFSEQARFAAVPAADEVLVEEFVDDDLRRNYVVHTLLGRRANEALARVFAKRISDLKGVNARVQVADSGFIIAVPRACVLTATDVRGLFFSEVRREAPRALEGTELLKRRFRHVATRAFLILRNYAGREKSVGRQQVNSFVLYHVLKRLDPDFPVLKELRRELEDDALDVARAEALTHAVLTRQAKVTLLRNRKAPSPFAHGLVALGATDTVVMEDRKAFMLDLHERVLELLEHEAARPA from the coding sequence ATGACGGCGGCGAATTGCGTGTCCCCGGTGGACGAGGCCCTCGCGGCCCGCCTCGAACCCGAGGTCGGGCGCTGGGCGCTCGACCGCTTCGGGGCCTTCACGCCCCCGCAGCGCGAGGCCGTTCCGAAGATCCTCGACGGCCGAAACGTCCTCATCTCCTCCCCCACGGGGTCCGGCAAGACGCTCTCCGCGTTCCTCGCCGCGCTCGACGGACTCGTGGGCCTCGCGAAGCGCGGCCGGCTCGAGGACCGCGTGCACCTCGTGTACGTCTCGCCGCTCAAGGCGCTGAACAACGACATCGAGCGCAACCTCGTCGAGCCCCTCACGGGCATCCGGCGCGAGCTGGACCGCGCCGGGGTCGAGGCGGCCGCGATCCGCGTCGGGGTCCGCACCGGCGACACGAGCCCCCGCGAGCGGGCCCGGCAGACCGCGAAACCCCCGCACGTCCTCATCACGACGCCCGAATCGCTCGCGATCCTCCTCTCGGCGCCGCGCTACGGCGAGCACCTCGCGGGCGCGCGGTGGGTCATCGTGGACGAGGTCCACGCCCTCGCGGAGTCGAAGCGCGGCGTCCACCTTGCGCTCTCGCTCGAGCGGCTCGAGGCCCGCGTCGTCGCGGCGGGCCGTCCGCCGCCCGTCCGCATCGGCCTTTCCGCGACGCTCTCGCCGCTCGACGCCGTCGCGCGCTTCCTCTTCGGCCCCGGCCGGGACGGGGACGTCGTGGACGTGCAGTACCTGAAGGACATCGACCTCAGCGTCGTGACGCCCGTCCCGGATCTCGTGCGCGCGACCGGCCCGGAGGTCATGGACGGCCTGTACCGGCTCCTCGACGGGCTCATCGAGAAGCACCGGACGACGCTCGTCTTCACGAACACGCGCGCCGGGACCGAGCGCCTCGTCCTCCACCTCAAGCAGCGGTACGGCCGGAAGTACGCCGACCTTGCGGGCCCGGGCGGACCGCCCGGAGGAGGCGCGGACGAAGCGCGCGTGGAGGGCCCCGACGCGGCCGAGGGGGGCGACCCCGTGACCGCGCCGTCCTCCTTCATCGCCGCGCACCACGGGTCGCTCTCGCGCGAGCGGCGCCACGAGGTCGAATCGCGCCTCAAGGCGGGCGATCTCAAGTGCGTCGTGTGCTCGACGTCGCTCGAGCTCGGCATCGACATCGGCTACGTCGACCTCGTCGTCCTGCTCGGAAGCCCGAAGGGCATCGCGCGGGCGCTGCAGCGCGTCGGCCGCAGCGGCCACAAGCTGGGAGAGACCTCGCGCGGGATCATCGTCCCGCTCGACCGCGACGACCTCGTGGAATCCGTGGTGCTCGCGCGCGAGGCCCGCGCGCGACGGCTCGACCGCGTGACCCTCCCCGCAAACGCGCTCGACGTGCTCGCGCAGCATCTCGTCGGCCTCAGCCTCGAGGGCGTGCAGGAGGCGGACGCGGTCTACGCGCTCGTTCGCCGCGCCGGCCCGTACGCGGACCTCCCGCGCGAGGATTTCGACGCGACGCTCCGCTACCTCGCGGGATCCGGACCCGGCCTCGAGGAGCGACGCATCTACGGCAAGGTCTGGTACGACGCGACGACGGGGCGATTCGGCCGCAAGGGTCGCATGGCGCGGCCCATCTACAGCCTGAACGTCGGCACCATCCCGGAAACGACGCACGCGGTCGTGTACGACGGCGAACGGTACGTGGGGCAGATCGAAGAGGCGTTCCTCGAGTCCCTGAACCCGGGCGACGTGTTCGTCCTCGGCGGGACGACGTGGGCGTTCCTCCGCGCGCAGGGCATGAAGGCGCAGGTGGCCTCGGCGAGCGGTCGCCGCCCGACCGTGCCCGCGTGGTCGAGCGAGAAGCTGCCGCTTGCGTACGACCTCGCCCGCGCCGTCGCGCGCTTCCGCGAGGAGGTCGGGAGCCTCCTCGCGACCCGGGGCCGCGACGTGGCGGAGGCGTTCGTGCGTGAAGCGTATCACGTGGATGCCGTGACGGCATCATCCATTCTCGCGTACTTCTCCGAGCAGGCGAGATTCGCGGCCGTTCCCGCGGCCGACGAGGTCCTCGTCGAGGAGTTCGTGGACGACGACCTCCGCCGCAACTACGTCGTCCACACCCTCCTCGGCCGGCGCGCGAACGAGGCGCTCGCCCGCGTCTTCGCCAAGCGCATCTCGGACCTCAAGGGCGTGAACGCACGCGTGCAGGTCGCGGATTCCGGCTTCATCATCGCCGTGCCGCGCGCCTGCGTGCTGACCGCGACGGACGTGCGCGGCCTGTTCTTCAGCGAAGTGCGGCGCGAGGCCCCCCGCGCCCTCGAAGGCACCGAGCTCCTCAAGCGCCGGTTCCGGCACGTCGCGACGCGCGCGTTCCTCATCCTGAGGAACTACGCGGGACGCGAGAAGAGCGTCGGACGGCAGCAGGTCAACTCGTTTGTCCTCTACCACGTCCTCAAGCGCCTGGACCCGGATTTCCCGGTCCTCAAGGAGCTCCGACGCGAGCTCGAGGACGACGCGCTCGACGTCGCGCGCGCGGAGGCCCTGACGCACGCCGTCCTGACGCGCCAGGCGAAGGTGACGCTCCTCAGGAACCGCAAGGCGCCCTCGCCCTTCGCCCACGGCCTCGTCGCGCTCGGCGCGACCGACACCGTCGTCATGGAGGACCGGAAGGCCTTCATGCTCGACCTGCACGAACGCGTCCTGGAGCTCCTCGAGCATGAAGCCGCCCGCCCCGCCTGA